GCGCAAACGGGTCGCGGCCCGATCTGGATAGCCGCGCTGCTCGATGTCGCGGTCGAGCTCCTCGGCCTCGCGCTCGTGCTCCGCCTTCCGCACCGCGAGCGCGTCCTGCACCGCGGCGGCGAGCCCCTCGGCGAGGCGCACGGCGATGCCGGCCGTCCCGTCGAGCTGCGCGGCGGCCTCGACGAACGCGAGCCGCAACGGTCCGAGCCGTCCCGCGAGGTCGCGCGCGCGACCGAGCTGCCCGCCCGCGAGCGGAACGGCGAGCGCAACGGTCTGCGCGTCGAAGCCCTCACCCGTCAACGCGTCCGTGATCGCGTGCGCGTCGAGCGCGGCGAAGTCGACCCGCTGGGACCGCGACCGCACCGTCTCGAGCAGCTCGTCGGGCGTGTCGGTCACGAGCACGAAGTGCGCGTGGGGCGGCGGTTCCTCGAGCGTCTTCAGCAGCGCGTTGGCGGACTCGTCGCTCAACCGGTCCGCCTCGAACACGATGATCACCTTGTGGTCGCCCTCGACGGGCGCGCGCGCCGCCTCGACCACGATCTCGTCGCGCACCTGCTGCACGCTGATGACCGTCCGCTCGGGCTCGACCTCCACGACGTCCGGATGCATCCCCCGTAGCACGAGACGCTCG
The window above is part of the Acidimicrobiia bacterium genome. Proteins encoded here:
- a CDS encoding DNA polymerase III subunit delta' (catalyzes the DNA-template-directed extension of the 3'-end of a DNA strand; the delta' subunit seems to interact with the gamma subunit to transfer the beta subunit on the DNA); translated protein: MWERITGQDRAVALLQRAARRPVHAYLLVGPRGSGVDDAARCFAATMLAPDGDDRVERLVLRGMHPDVVEVEPERTVISVQQVRDEIVVEAARAPVEGDHKVIIVFEADRLSDESANALLKTLEEPPPHAHFVLVTDTPDELLETVRSRSQRVDFAALDAHAITDALTGEGFDAQTVALAVPLAGGQLGRARDLAGRLGPLRLAFVEAAAQLDGTAGIAVRLAEGLAAAVQDALAVRKAEHEREAEELDRDIEQRGYPDRAATRLR